A DNA window from Hevea brasiliensis isolate MT/VB/25A 57/8 chromosome 2, ASM3005281v1, whole genome shotgun sequence contains the following coding sequences:
- the LOC110659318 gene encoding cell number regulator 7, protein MSHSTWSTGLCGCCEDPGVCLRTCFFPCVTFGQNAEAIDKTSCACARLLFCALCFLGVPCLYSFTYRIKLRGNYLLPGETCGDCCIHCWCLHCALCQEYREIKNRGLDPSRGVAMAPPAVAQGMPR, encoded by the exons ATGAGCCACTCCACATGGAGCACGGGTTTATGTGGATGCTGTGAAGATCCCGGTGTTT GTCTAAGAACTTGTTTTTTTCCATGTGTTACCTTCGGCCAGAATGCAGAAGCCATTGATAAAACAT CTTGTGCCTGTGCGCGGTTGCTTTTCTGTGCCCTTTGCTTCTTGGGGGTTCCATGTTTGTATTCCTTTACATATCGAATTAAGTTAAGAGGCAATTATTTATTGCCAGGAGAAACTTGTGGAGATTGTTGTATTCATTGTTGGTGTCTCCATTGTGCTCTTTGTCAAGAGTATCGAGAGATTAAGAATCGTGGACTTGACCCTTCCAGAG GTGTAGCCATGGCACCTCCGGCTGTTGCACAAGGTATGCCGCGTTAG